A region of Excalfactoria chinensis isolate bCotChi1 chromosome 22, bCotChi1.hap2, whole genome shotgun sequence DNA encodes the following proteins:
- the LOC140261747 gene encoding gap junction beta-5 protein-like, giving the protein MNWSVFEGLLSGVNKYSTAFGRIWLSLVFIFRLLVYVVAAERVWSDDHKDFDCNTRQPGCTNVCYDHFFPVSHIRLWALQLILVTCPSLLVIMHVAYREAKAQQHRAKRGESYRSRFPNPGKKRGGLWWTYLFSLIVKAAVDMVFLYIFYHFYRNYTLPRLVKCQLPPCPNVVDCFISRPTEKTIFTLFMVVTTCICIVLSVVEAAYLIGKRCRERLQASTGESHQHSHDCAETASTAGQVFHGVGYKAPTASIPSASIPTTSIPAASIPAASIPTTSIPTTLPEQEKTPS; this is encoded by the coding sequence ATGAACTGGTCGGTGTTCGAGGGGCTGCTCAGTGGGGTCAACAAATACTCCACAGCCTTCGGCCGCATTTGGCTCTCCCTCGTCTTCATCTTCCGCCTTCTGGTCTACGTGGTGGCAGCTGAGCGCGTCTGGAGCGATGACCACAAAGACTTTGATTGCAACACAcggcagccaggctgcaccaACGTCTGCTACGACCACTTCTTCCCCGTCTCCCACATCCGcctgtgggctctgcagctcaTCCTGGTCACCTGTCCCTCTCTGCTGGTCATCATGCACGTGGCTTACCGGGAGGCCAAGGCACAGCAGCACCGTGCCAAGCGGGGGGAAAGCTATCGCTCCCGCTTCCCCAACCCCGGCAAGAAGCGAGGTGGGCTGTGGTGGACGTACCTGTTCAGCCTCATTGTCAAGGCTGCTGTGGACATGGTTTTCCTCTACATCTTCTACCACTTCTACAGGAACTACACCCTGCCCCGCTTGGTGAAGTGCCAGCTGCCCCCCTGCCCCAACGTCGTGGACTGCTTCATCTCCCGGCCCACCGAGAAGACTATATTCACCCTCTTCATGGTAGTCACCACCTGCATCTGCATCGTGCTCAGCGTGGTGGAGGCTGCCTACCTGATCGGCAAGCGGTGTCGGGAGCGCCTGCAGGCCAGCACTGGGGAgagccaccagcacagccatgaCTGTGCCGAGACTGCAAGCACAGCGGGACAGGTGTTCCATGGGGTGGGATACAAAGCCCCCACAGCCTCCATCCCCAGTGCTTCCATCCCTACAACCTCTATTCCTGCagcctccatccccgcagcctCCATCCCTACAacctccatccccaccacacTGCCTGAGCAGGAGAAGACTCCTTCCTAG
- the GJB3 gene encoding gap junction beta-3 protein, translated as MDWKTLQGLLSGVNKYSTAFGRIWLSVVFVFRVLVYVVAAERVWGDEQKDFDCNTRQPGCTNVCYDHFFPISHIRLWALQLIFVTCPSLLVIMHVAYREDREKKNREKNGENCPKLYSNTGKKHGGLWWTYLLSLFFKLIIEILFLYLLHKMWDSFDLPRLVKCTNVEPCPNTVDCYIARPTEKRVFTYFMVGASSICIVLTVCEIFYLIFKRVVRSTLKWKKTIKRSMSYSKASTCQCHLKAEERENKALNRGEEL; from the exons ATGGATTGGAAAACACTGCAGGGGCTGCTCAGTGGGGTCAACAAATATTCCACTGCCTTTGGTCGCATCTGGCTCTCCGTGGTCTTTGTCTTCCGTGTCCTGGTCTACGTGGTGGCAGCCGAGCGTGTCTGGGGGGATGAGCAGAAGGACTTTGACTGCAATACACGCCAGCCAGGCTGCACCAACGTCTGCTATGACCACTTCTTCCCCATCTCCCACATCCGcctgtgggctctgcagctcaTCTTTGTCACTTGTCCCTCCCTGCTGGTCATCATGCACGTGGCTTACCGGGAGGACCGCGAGAAAAAGAACAGGGAGAAGAATGGGGAGAATTGCCCCAAGCTGTACAGCAACACAGGCAAAAAGCACGGTGGGCTGTGGTGGACCTACCtgctcagcctcttcttcaaGCTCATCATAGAAATCCTGTTCCTCTACCTCCTCCACAAGATGTGGGACAGCTTTGACTTGCCACGGCTGGTCAAGTGCACCAATGTGGAGCCCTGTCCCAACACTGTAGACTGCTACATCGCTCGGCCAACCGAGAAGAGAGTCTTCACTTATTTCATGGTCGGGGCTTCTTCCATCTGCATCGTTCTCACTGTCTGTGAGATCTTCTACCTCATCTTCAAGCGGGTTGTCCGGAGCACGCTCAAGTGGAAGAAGACCATCAAGCGTTCTATGAGCTACAGCAAAGCCTCCACTTGCCAGTGCCACCTCAAGGCAGAGGAGAGGGAGAACAAGGCCCTGAATAG AGGAGAGGAGCTGTGA